Proteins from a single region of Streptomyces sp. TN58:
- a CDS encoding helix-turn-helix domain-containing protein, whose protein sequence is MDMSQSDLSVRLGLTRAAVSAWVNGRAEPREETKKAIAEVFGTHPALVDSRTGDVASGRPLRWHHRTAHADGGREYGNAAAFAFDADMAVLAREATQNALDERCDLGAPVRVHYTLHELTGEYLSSFLTALQWDELRPHYERAASAEQKVSRSLRAALDELESSNSLLLLRVDDFNANGLTGPEYHDGRFAAVVRRQLDSHKQAAGRAGGSYGLGKATLWAASRFGLVLINSTLSEPHEGRTERRVIGRLDLPWREVDGEAFAGPAWFGEPDTDPAHKDVSRSWWADEKAVRSLHLDRPTSEPGTSFLVVGAHDASGDAEDLRDLHDKLVRSLADGFWAAMIGGRAAGPLLEARVSTLRDGHVVVPEERVDPYTRHPALGRALQAHLDGHTVETLTSEDQVARAEVPLIVTPLKGRGRARDKGREHLAVLLLTPAADTDERHSRVVCMRGNRMTITEHRPRELPLGTMPFQAVLLAGYATDRDGEDVALAEEFLRASEPPEHDRWDRTEELTSLYERGAVSRLKEFRSDVDKAVRALVGRREAKRAGGPAALRELLTWDAPNASTRRTQAFPTVRGVSAHVVESGAWSVTVEVKLPAADDPWRLTPVAKFDVRSGGRPVVGWAALEPEENCRVDDGDLVVDAGVRRAVFRGATNPATHPVRSRYARLVVEVQKARGGSV, encoded by the coding sequence ATGGACATGTCCCAGTCCGATCTGTCCGTCCGACTCGGACTGACCCGTGCGGCAGTTTCCGCCTGGGTCAACGGACGGGCGGAGCCGCGTGAGGAGACCAAGAAGGCGATCGCGGAGGTGTTCGGCACCCACCCCGCCTTGGTCGACAGTCGCACCGGTGACGTGGCCTCCGGACGACCGTTGCGGTGGCACCATCGCACGGCTCACGCCGACGGTGGACGTGAGTACGGCAACGCCGCCGCCTTTGCCTTCGACGCGGACATGGCCGTGCTGGCCAGAGAAGCCACCCAGAACGCCCTCGACGAGCGATGCGATCTCGGTGCGCCGGTTCGCGTGCATTACACGCTCCACGAGTTGACGGGCGAGTACCTGTCCTCGTTTTTGACCGCACTCCAATGGGACGAGTTGCGCCCTCACTACGAGCGTGCGGCCTCGGCGGAGCAGAAGGTGTCGAGGAGTCTTCGAGCGGCGTTGGACGAACTGGAGTCGAGCAACTCGTTGCTCCTCCTACGGGTGGACGACTTCAACGCCAACGGGCTGACCGGGCCCGAGTATCACGACGGTCGATTCGCCGCCGTCGTCAGGCGTCAGCTCGACAGTCACAAGCAGGCCGCAGGCCGTGCGGGTGGTTCGTACGGCCTGGGCAAGGCGACCCTGTGGGCCGCCAGCCGGTTCGGTCTCGTCCTCATCAACTCCACCCTCTCCGAGCCGCATGAAGGCAGGACCGAACGACGCGTCATCGGTCGACTCGACCTGCCCTGGCGTGAGGTCGACGGTGAGGCCTTCGCGGGGCCGGCCTGGTTCGGCGAGCCGGACACGGACCCGGCACACAAGGACGTCTCGCGCTCGTGGTGGGCCGACGAGAAGGCCGTGCGGAGCCTGCACCTGGATCGGCCCACGAGCGAGCCGGGCACGTCCTTCCTGGTGGTCGGCGCCCATGACGCGTCGGGGGACGCCGAGGACTTGCGTGACCTCCACGACAAACTGGTGCGTTCTCTGGCCGACGGCTTCTGGGCGGCCATGATCGGCGGCCGGGCTGCCGGGCCGTTGTTGGAGGCGCGCGTCTCCACCCTGCGTGACGGGCACGTGGTCGTCCCCGAGGAACGGGTCGATCCGTACACCCGCCATCCCGCCCTTGGCCGCGCACTACAAGCCCACCTCGACGGCCACACGGTCGAAACCCTCACCTCGGAGGACCAGGTGGCACGTGCCGAGGTGCCGCTGATCGTGACACCCCTGAAGGGGCGTGGCAGGGCGCGGGACAAAGGTCGAGAGCACCTGGCGGTCCTCCTGCTCACCCCGGCTGCGGACACGGACGAGCGACACAGTCGGGTCGTGTGCATGCGGGGGAACCGCATGACCATCACCGAGCACCGCCCCCGCGAACTGCCTTTGGGAACGATGCCGTTCCAGGCCGTGCTGCTCGCCGGCTATGCGACGGACCGGGACGGCGAGGACGTGGCGTTGGCCGAGGAGTTCCTGCGTGCCTCGGAACCGCCCGAACATGACCGGTGGGACAGGACAGAGGAACTCACCTCGCTCTACGAGCGGGGTGCCGTCAGCCGTCTGAAGGAGTTCCGCAGCGACGTCGACAAGGCTGTGCGTGCCTTGGTGGGACGGCGCGAGGCGAAGCGTGCCGGCGGGCCTGCCGCGCTGCGCGAGCTGTTGACCTGGGATGCCCCCAACGCATCGACGCGGCGGACCCAGGCGTTCCCGACCGTCCGCGGAGTCTCGGCCCACGTGGTGGAATCGGGCGCGTGGAGTGTGACTGTGGAGGTCAAGCTCCCCGCGGCCGACGATCCGTGGCGACTGACACCTGTGGCGAAGTTCGACGTTCGGTCGGGGGGCCGACCGGTGGTCGGATGGGCGGCTCTGGAACCCGAAGAGAACTGCCGAGTGGACGACGGTGACCTCGTGGTCGATGCCGGAGTGCGCAGGGCGGTGTTCCGCGGCGCCACGAATCCCGCCACCCACCCGGTGCGCAGCAGGTACGCGCGACTCGTCGTGGAGGTTCAGAAGGCGCGCGGAGGTTCGGTGTGA
- a CDS encoding very short patch repair endonuclease yields MEKLATTTTVRARMSRQKRRDTGVEIALRKALHAKGARYRVHRRPVKGVRREADIVFGPTRVAVFVDGCFWHGCPVHATWPKNNAEFWRAKIEGNQRRDRDTDGRLAEAGWLSVRVWEHEQADEAAARVLAVVASRRAELQPRVRT; encoded by the coding sequence GTGGAGAAACTGGCTACGACGACGACCGTGCGTGCTCGAATGAGTCGCCAGAAGAGGCGCGACACGGGCGTGGAGATCGCATTGCGCAAGGCGCTGCACGCCAAAGGGGCTCGATACCGCGTCCACCGAAGGCCGGTGAAGGGTGTGAGGCGTGAGGCCGACATCGTGTTCGGGCCCACGCGTGTGGCGGTGTTCGTCGACGGCTGCTTCTGGCATGGCTGCCCGGTGCACGCCACGTGGCCGAAGAACAATGCCGAGTTCTGGCGAGCGAAGATCGAGGGCAACCAGCGTAGGGATCGGGACACGGACGGCCGTCTGGCCGAGGCGGGGTGGCTCTCCGTTCGTGTCTGGGAGCACGAACAGGCCGACGAGGCGGCGGCGCGAGTGCTGGCCGTGGTCGCGAGCCGTCGGGCCGAGCTGCAGCCCAGGGTCCGGACGTAG
- a CDS encoding GNAT family N-acetyltransferase: protein MICYGPAVLDLTDELADAYGEVFSAPPWNEDAETIRQFAVRLQADSRRAGFRTAFAQSALGVDGFATAWLTPRAFPTDRAYRQVAAQLGRQRVRELLVGALEIDELAVRPHARGHGTGRALLAEITADAPDARAWLLTARVATDTVATYHRLGWHEVTPLPGTENGVAVFLAPNHPSA, encoded by the coding sequence GTGATCTGTTACGGACCGGCCGTCCTCGATCTGACGGACGAGCTCGCCGACGCCTATGGCGAGGTCTTCTCGGCCCCGCCGTGGAACGAAGATGCAGAAACCATTCGCCAGTTCGCCGTACGCCTACAGGCCGACAGCCGCCGCGCCGGCTTCCGCACCGCCTTCGCACAGTCGGCCCTCGGCGTCGACGGATTCGCCACCGCCTGGCTGACGCCCCGCGCCTTCCCCACCGACCGCGCCTACCGGCAGGTCGCCGCCCAGCTCGGCCGTCAGCGCGTACGGGAACTCCTCGTCGGCGCCCTGGAGATCGACGAACTCGCCGTACGCCCCCACGCGCGCGGGCACGGCACCGGCCGCGCCCTGCTCGCGGAGATCACCGCCGACGCCCCCGACGCACGCGCCTGGCTGCTGACCGCACGCGTCGCCACCGACACCGTCGCCACCTACCACCGGCTCGGCTGGCACGAGGTGACACCCCTGCCCGGCACGGAGAACGGCGTCGCCGTGTTCCTCGCCCCGAACCACCCCTCGGCCTGA
- a CDS encoding DUF445 domain-containing protein, with protein MENRTTAGGTAAPPPQPPPNAPPPTRGAFVFNAADEERRRGVRRMKATATGLLLLVALVYVLATYAEHAGAGGWAGYVAAAAEAGMVGALADWFAVTALFKRPLGLPIPHTAIIPTKKDQFGATLGEFVGENFLSSDVVRARLHALGIGGRLGAWLAEPAHADRVTAELATALRGALTVLRDSDVQAVVGEAITRRAESAEIAPGLGKTLQKVVADGGHRRAVDLVCAKAHDWLVTHGDSITDAVQGGAPGWTPRFVDRKVGERVYKELLRFVTEMRDMPEHPARAAVDRFLRDFASDLQSDTETRARVERLKSEILARDEVQDVIASAWSAIRSMIISAAEDEQSELRLRVRASLISLGARLATDGRLQAKLEGWIEGAVVYVVTTYRWEITSLITDTVAGWDAEHTSRKIEAHIGRDLQFIRINGTVVGALAGLLIYTVSRAFGA; from the coding sequence ATGGAGAACCGCACCACAGCGGGCGGCACCGCCGCGCCACCGCCGCAGCCGCCGCCAAACGCACCGCCCCCCACCCGCGGAGCGTTCGTGTTCAACGCCGCCGACGAGGAGCGCCGCCGCGGCGTCCGCCGCATGAAGGCCACCGCCACCGGCCTGCTGCTCCTGGTCGCGCTGGTGTACGTACTGGCCACGTACGCCGAGCACGCCGGCGCCGGCGGCTGGGCCGGCTACGTCGCCGCCGCCGCGGAGGCCGGCATGGTCGGCGCGCTCGCGGACTGGTTCGCCGTCACGGCGCTCTTCAAACGGCCGCTCGGCCTGCCCATCCCGCACACGGCGATCATCCCGACCAAGAAGGACCAGTTCGGCGCCACGCTCGGTGAGTTCGTCGGGGAGAACTTCCTCTCCTCCGACGTGGTCCGCGCCCGCCTGCACGCCCTCGGGATCGGCGGCCGTCTGGGCGCCTGGCTGGCCGAGCCCGCGCACGCCGACCGCGTCACGGCCGAACTGGCCACCGCCCTGCGCGGTGCGCTGACCGTGCTGCGCGATTCGGACGTGCAGGCCGTCGTGGGCGAGGCGATCACCCGGCGCGCCGAGTCCGCGGAGATCGCGCCGGGGTTGGGCAAGACGCTGCAGAAGGTCGTCGCGGACGGCGGCCACCGCCGTGCCGTCGACCTCGTGTGCGCCAAGGCCCACGACTGGCTGGTCACCCACGGGGACTCGATCACGGACGCCGTCCAGGGCGGCGCGCCCGGCTGGACCCCGCGGTTCGTGGACCGCAAGGTGGGTGAGCGCGTCTACAAGGAGCTGCTGCGCTTCGTCACGGAGATGCGGGACATGCCCGAGCATCCGGCGCGCGCGGCGGTGGACCGCTTCCTGCGGGATTTCGCTTCCGACCTGCAGTCGGACACGGAGACGCGCGCGAGGGTGGAGCGCCTGAAGTCGGAGATCCTGGCCCGTGACGAGGTCCAGGACGTCATCGCCTCCGCATGGTCCGCGATCCGCTCGATGATCATCTCGGCGGCGGAGGACGAGCAGAGCGAGCTGCGCCTGCGCGTGCGCGCCTCGCTGATCTCGCTGGGCGCGCGCCTGGCCACGGACGGCCGCCTGCAGGCGAAGCTGGAGGGCTGGATCGAGGGTGCGGTCGTCTATGTCGTGACGACCTACCGGTGGGAGATCACCTCGCTGATCACGGACACGGTGGCGGGCTGGGACGCCGAGCACACCTCGCGCAAGATCGAGGCCCACATCGGCCGCGACCTGCAGTTCATCCGTATCAACGGCACGGTGGTCGGCGCCCTGGCGGGCCTGCTGATCTACACGGTGTCCCGCGCCTTCGGAGCCTGA
- a CDS encoding DUF1707 SHOCT-like domain-containing protein has translation MSDERPEKPLPELRASDADRDRVVERLRDAVAEGRLDMDEFEERLEAAYKSRTYAELEPLTADLPAPTGPAAAPPPAVAAGGSDWPARIGGTGTSSWAVAVMSGFQRKGRWTVPARFDAVAFWGGGELDLREADFAQREVVINCVAVMGGIEITVPPGVDVDVRGFGFMGAFDQRDSPGPTEPGAPRVVVTGFAFWGGVEVKIKRRKRPGGGLSLHK, from the coding sequence ATGAGTGACGAGCGGCCGGAGAAGCCGTTGCCGGAGTTGAGGGCGTCGGATGCCGACCGGGACCGGGTGGTGGAGCGTCTTCGGGACGCCGTCGCCGAGGGCCGGCTCGACATGGACGAGTTCGAGGAGCGGCTGGAGGCCGCGTACAAGTCCCGCACGTACGCGGAGCTGGAACCGCTGACGGCCGACCTCCCGGCGCCCACCGGCCCGGCCGCCGCCCCGCCGCCGGCGGTGGCGGCGGGCGGCTCCGACTGGCCGGCCCGGATCGGCGGGACGGGGACGTCGTCGTGGGCCGTGGCGGTGATGTCTGGCTTCCAGCGCAAGGGCCGGTGGACGGTTCCGGCCCGCTTCGACGCGGTGGCGTTCTGGGGCGGCGGTGAGCTGGACCTGCGCGAGGCGGACTTCGCGCAGCGCGAGGTGGTGATCAACTGCGTCGCGGTGATGGGCGGCATCGAGATCACGGTGCCGCCGGGGGTGGATGTGGACGTACGGGGCTTCGGCTTCATGGGCGCGTTCGACCAGCGGGACAGCCCGGGCCCGACGGAACCGGGCGCTCCGCGGGTGGTGGTGACGGGCTTCGCCTTCTGGGGCGGCGTGGAGGTCAAGATCAAGCGGCGGAAGCGTCCGGGGGGAGGCCTGTCCCTCCACAAGTAG
- a CDS encoding ABC transporter ATP-binding protein: MVDDALISLDGVEKVFDVRRRVGLMRREKRQVRAVDGISFTVARGEVVGYIGPNGAGKSTTIKMLTGILTPSGGRLRVAGIDPSRERVRLAQRIGVVFGQRTTLWWDLPLKDSYGLMRRMYRVPRARFEENLERCVDRLDLAELLDVPVRQLSLGQRMRGDIAAALLHDPDVLYLDEPTIGLDVVSKAKVRGFLRQLNEERGTTVLLTTHDLQDIEQLCERVMVIDHGRLMYDGALGGLHAAGAAGESERTLVVDLERELAPISVPGARVVKVEGPRQWLAFPAGSSAAPLVSAVAARYPLVDLSVREPDIEDVIARMYAGRG; the protein is encoded by the coding sequence GTGGTGGATGATGCGCTGATCTCGCTGGACGGGGTCGAGAAGGTCTTTGACGTACGGCGCCGGGTGGGTCTGATGCGCCGGGAGAAACGCCAGGTCAGGGCGGTGGACGGGATCAGCTTCACGGTCGCGCGGGGTGAGGTGGTCGGCTACATCGGCCCCAACGGGGCGGGCAAGTCGACGACGATCAAGATGCTGACCGGCATCCTGACGCCGAGCGGCGGCCGGCTGCGGGTCGCGGGCATCGACCCGTCGCGGGAGCGGGTGCGCCTCGCGCAGCGGATCGGGGTGGTGTTCGGGCAGCGCACCACACTGTGGTGGGACCTGCCGCTGAAGGACTCCTACGGGCTGATGCGGCGGATGTACCGGGTGCCGCGGGCGCGGTTCGAGGAGAACCTGGAGCGGTGCGTGGACCGCCTCGACCTGGCGGAGCTGCTCGACGTACCGGTACGCCAGCTGTCGCTCGGGCAGCGGATGCGGGGGGACATCGCGGCGGCGCTGCTGCACGATCCGGACGTGCTGTACCTGGACGAGCCGACGATCGGGCTGGACGTGGTGAGCAAGGCGAAGGTGCGCGGCTTCCTGCGGCAGTTGAACGAGGAACGCGGCACGACGGTGCTGCTGACCACGCACGACCTGCAGGACATCGAGCAGCTCTGCGAGCGGGTGATGGTGATCGACCACGGGCGGTTGATGTACGACGGGGCGCTGGGCGGTCTGCACGCGGCGGGGGCGGCGGGGGAGAGCGAGCGGACGCTGGTGGTGGACCTGGAGCGGGAGCTGGCGCCGATCAGTGTGCCGGGGGCGCGGGTGGTGAAGGTGGAGGGGCCGAGGCAGTGGCTGGCGTTCCCGGCGGGGTCGTCGGCGGCGCCGCTGGTGTCGGCGGTGGCGGCGCGGTATCCGCTGGTGGACCTGTCGGTGCGGGAGCCGGACATCGAGGACGTCATCGCGCGGATGTACGCGGGCCGGGGCTGA
- a CDS encoding ABC transporter permease, which yields MADAVRERREFAGLEVPPARGRFREGLRGYGLIVAMWIRSTMTYRTSFVLSTLGNAAITLLDFVAIYIMFSHVDVLGGFTLPEVALLYGSCSAALGLADLLLGNTDRIGARIRDGSLDTMLVRPLPLLAQVAADRFALRRLGRIGQGLGVLGWALWTLDVEWTAVKVLLVPVMLLAGGSIFAAVMVGGAAFQFVAGDAAEVQNSFTYGGCTMLQYPPTVFATDLLRGVTFVVPLAFVNWLPALYVLGRPDPLGLPGWAAFLSPLVALAVFVPASLAWRAGVRSYRSTGS from the coding sequence GTGGCCGACGCGGTACGGGAGCGGCGGGAGTTCGCCGGGCTGGAGGTGCCGCCGGCGCGCGGCCGGTTCCGGGAGGGGCTGCGCGGCTACGGCCTGATCGTGGCGATGTGGATCCGGTCGACGATGACGTACCGGACGTCCTTCGTCCTGTCGACGCTGGGGAACGCGGCGATCACGCTGCTGGACTTCGTCGCGATCTACATCATGTTCTCGCACGTGGACGTCCTCGGCGGCTTCACGCTGCCCGAGGTCGCGCTGCTGTACGGGTCCTGCTCGGCGGCCCTGGGGCTGGCGGACCTGCTGCTGGGCAACACCGACCGGATCGGCGCCAGGATCCGTGACGGCTCGCTCGACACCATGCTGGTGCGCCCGCTGCCGCTGCTCGCGCAGGTCGCGGCCGACCGGTTCGCGCTGCGCCGGCTGGGCCGGATCGGGCAGGGGCTGGGGGTGCTGGGCTGGGCGCTGTGGACGCTGGACGTGGAGTGGACGGCCGTGAAGGTGCTGCTGGTACCGGTGATGCTGCTGGCCGGCGGGTCGATCTTCGCGGCGGTGATGGTGGGCGGGGCGGCGTTCCAGTTCGTCGCCGGGGACGCGGCGGAGGTGCAGAACTCCTTCACCTACGGCGGCTGCACGATGCTGCAGTACCCGCCGACGGTCTTCGCGACCGACCTGCTGCGCGGGGTGACCTTCGTCGTCCCGCTGGCCTTCGTCAACTGGCTGCCCGCGCTGTACGTGCTGGGCCGGCCCGATCCGCTGGGTCTGCCGGGGTGGGCCGCGTTCCTGAGCCCGCTGGTGGCCCTCGCGGTGTTCGTGCCCGCGTCGCTGGCCTGGCGCGCGGGAGTCCGTTCGTACCGGAGCACGGGGAGCTGA